The following coding sequences lie in one Anomalospiza imberbis isolate Cuckoo-Finch-1a 21T00152 chromosome 21, ASM3175350v1, whole genome shotgun sequence genomic window:
- the ZBTB6 gene encoding zinc finger and BTB domain-containing protein 6 — protein MAADSEVLHFQFEQQGDAVLQKMNLLRQQNLFCDVSIYINDTEFQGHKVIFAACSTFMRDQFLLNQSRQVRITILQSAEVGRKLLLSCYTGALEVKKKELLKYLTAASYLQMVHIVEKCTEALSKYLEIDASMESGAQAAEGCHSSDAELRSGDEVLDKDCEIIEISEDSPENEECPVKQEDGDGDGDGPHPAAQSLVSERKDTKSPEISTVEIGYKDDEICIFRMDSMSVANVENDHFPQPCTSSKTNLYFPETQHSLINSTVESRNTEMSGNHFQAFVGDNPEGTSSGVNGFQSLEDSGTSWRHQCPKCPRGFLHLENYLRHLKMHKLFLCLQCGKTFTQKKNLNRHIRGHMGIRPFQCMVCLKTFTAKSTLQDHLNIHSGDRPYKCHCCDMDFKHKSALKKHLTSVHGRSSSEKPNLNTITKVKIDYD, from the coding sequence ATGGCGGCGGACTCGGAGGTGCTGCACTTCCAGTTCGAGCAGCAGGGCGATGCCGTGCTGCAAAAGATGAACCTCCTGCGGCAGCAGAACCTCTTCTGCGACGTGTCCATCTACATCAACGACACCGAGTTCCAGGGGCACAAGGTGATCTTCGCCGCCTGCTCCACCTTCATGCGGGATCAGTTCCTGCTCAACCAGTCCAGGCAGGTGCGGATCACCATCCTGCAGAGCGCCGAGGTGggcaggaagctgctgctgtcctgctACACGGGCGCGCTGGAAGTCAAGAAGAAGGAGCTGCTGAAGTACCTGACGGCCGCGAGTTACCTGCAGATGGTTCACATTGTGGAGAAGTGCACCGAGGCTTTGTCCAAGTACTTGGAGATCGACGCTTCCATGGAGAGCGGTGCCCAGGCTGCTGAGGGGTGCCATTCCTCGGATGCTGAACTAAGGAGCGGGGATGAGGTTTTAGATAAAGATTGTGAAATAATCGAGATCTCTGAAGACAGCCCAGAGAACGAAGAATGCCCCGTGAAACAGGAGGATGGGGATGGCGACGGGGATGGCCCACACCCTGCAGCGCAGAGCTTGGTGTCGGAAAGGAAGGACACAAAGTCCCCAGAAATATCAACAGTGGAAATCGGGTATAAGGATGATGAAATCTGCATCTTCAGAATGGATTCCATGAGTGTGGCGAATGTAGAAAATGATCATTTTCCTCAGCCTTGCACTTCCTCTAAAACAAATTTATATTTCCCAGAAACCCAGCACTCCTTGATAAACTCTACAGTTGAAAGCAGGAATACAGAAATGTCAGGAAATCACTTTCAGGCTTTTGTTGGTGATAATCCAGAAGGAACTTCTAGTGGGGTGAATGGGTTCCAGAGCCTGGAGGATTCTGGCACCTCATGGCGGCACCAGTGTCCAAAGTGTCCGAGGGGCTTTCTGCACCTCGAGAACTATCTCAGACATCTGAAAATGCACAAACTCTTCCTGTGCTTGCAATGTGGCAAAACATTTACGCAAAAAAAGAATCTCAACAGGCACATCCGGGGGCACATGGGGATCCGGCCCTTCCAGTGCATGGTGTGCTTGAAGACCTTCACGGCCAAGAGCACGCTCCAGGATCATCTCAACATCCACAGCGGGGACAGACCCTACAAGTGCCACTGCTGCGACATGGACTTTAAACACAAGTCTGCTCTTAAAAAGCACTTGACTTCTGTTCATGGAAGGAGCAGCAGCGAAAAGCCAAACCTGAACACTATTACAAAAGTTAAAATAGACTATGATTGA